One window from the genome of Elusimicrobium sp. encodes:
- a CDS encoding CCA tRNA nucleotidyltransferase — MKSFIPRKYKEQLYAVGAYANKLGLKAWVVGGAVRDFYLKRSTSDIDLSFDGNQESVANFCVKQWGGGKRKFSQFSTFRVNMANGLKFDMVRARRESYPYPGALPVVEPNGVIKDDLFRRDFTVNAWCFSINPLTFGKPYDPYGAQKDIEAGLIRILHDKSFLDDPTRMYRAVRFAGRFGWKLAPKTERLLMEAVREEYPLLLTRERFSREFLKVLKEPKIKEIFALMEKYDLLKFAYPGLQWSDALLRTDDVAERTGILVCLLGPSGEDFLRSLHLPKEFSQEILGAWKVTQEKMSPLSQLSPLQTEILKAVLPGLPPGALEPCFLKGREVKEMGLMGRRISGALDRVRRAQWEGSVKNHEEAVKLLKL, encoded by the coding sequence ATGAAGTCCTTTATCCCAAGAAAGTATAAAGAGCAATTATATGCGGTGGGAGCATATGCAAATAAACTAGGCCTCAAGGCATGGGTAGTAGGCGGGGCCGTGCGCGATTTTTATCTCAAGCGTTCTACTTCGGATATAGACTTGTCTTTCGACGGGAACCAAGAATCCGTAGCCAATTTTTGTGTGAAACAATGGGGCGGCGGAAAACGGAAATTTTCCCAGTTTTCTACCTTTCGCGTGAATATGGCTAACGGCCTTAAGTTTGATATGGTGCGTGCTCGGCGCGAATCTTACCCATATCCCGGTGCGCTTCCCGTAGTGGAGCCGAACGGAGTGATTAAGGATGATTTATTCCGCCGCGATTTTACGGTAAATGCGTGGTGTTTTTCCATTAACCCGCTTACTTTTGGTAAACCCTACGACCCGTACGGAGCACAGAAGGATATTGAGGCGGGGCTGATTCGCATTTTGCATGATAAAAGTTTTTTGGACGACCCTACCCGTATGTATCGTGCCGTGCGTTTTGCGGGGCGGTTCGGTTGGAAATTGGCCCCCAAAACGGAACGCCTCCTTATGGAAGCGGTGCGGGAAGAATATCCGCTTCTTCTAACGCGCGAGCGATTCAGCCGTGAATTTTTGAAAGTATTAAAAGAGCCGAAAATCAAAGAAATTTTTGCGCTCATGGAAAAATATGATTTACTCAAGTTTGCTTATCCCGGCCTTCAATGGAGCGATGCGTTATTACGCACGGACGATGTGGCCGAGCGCACGGGGATTTTGGTGTGTTTGCTAGGCCCAAGCGGCGAAGATTTTTTGCGGAGCCTTCATCTGCCGAAAGAATTTTCCCAAGAAATTTTGGGTGCTTGGAAAGTGACACAAGAAAAAATGAGCCCGCTTTCGCAACTCTCTCCGCTGCAAACAGAAATTTTAAAAGCGGTGTTGCCGGGCTTACCTCCGGGTGCGTTGGAGCCTTGTTTCTTAAAAGGGCGCGAAGTAAAGGAAATGGGACTGATGGGGCGCCGTATTTCGGGCGCGTTAGACCGCGTACGCCGTGCCCAGTGGGAAGGTTCCGTTAAAAACCACGAAGAGGCGGTAAAACTCTTGAAGCTGTAA
- a CDS encoding prepilin-type N-terminal cleavage/methylation domain-containing protein, with product MKKGFTLIELLVVVLIIGILSSVALPQYQKAVYKARVNRVWALLKSIKDAQEVYYMANGTYTDDLSPLDIQIPKGDVHSITTSGEEIYSNGTCINNLAGSATDPTKWYAYGGYGDDCGNYKSESVKGCYLYVYFDHHAKGGQVECRGTADWCASVCKTLNL from the coding sequence ATGAAAAAAGGTTTTACTTTAATAGAACTGCTAGTAGTTGTTTTAATCATTGGTATTTTGTCTTCTGTAGCCTTGCCGCAGTATCAAAAAGCGGTATATAAAGCCCGCGTGAATAGGGTATGGGCTCTTCTAAAATCAATCAAAGATGCACAAGAAGTGTATTATATGGCCAACGGAACCTATACTGATGATTTAAGCCCATTGGATATACAAATTCCCAAAGGAGATGTCCACTCCATTACCACTTCCGGTGAGGAAATTTATTCTAACGGAACCTGTATCAACAATTTAGCCGGCTCCGCTACGGATCCCACCAAGTGGTATGCTTACGGCGGATACGGAGATGATTGCGGCAACTACAAAAGTGAAAGCGTTAAGGGTTGCTATTTGTATGTATATTTTGATCACCATGCTAAAGGCGGACAAGTGGAATGCCGCGGGACTGCGGACTGGTGTGCTTCTGTTTGCAAAACACTGAACCTTTAG
- a CDS encoding DUF302 domain-containing protein, whose amino-acid sequence MRLATDGQNDLEKELYILPCELGVEETIKRLVSILEEKQFPVYHVYNHAEEVAGEGVTLRPVQAVVFGLLSARAKALEQEPSLAAVLPLRIAVWEDAQGKVWLGFSRVSLLAERFSKAQAELAGHMQNLMENIAHRASKTASARHEEMIKNLE is encoded by the coding sequence ATGAGGCTTGCAACCGACGGGCAAAACGATTTGGAAAAAGAACTCTATATACTTCCGTGCGAATTGGGGGTAGAAGAAACCATCAAGCGTTTGGTAAGTATTTTAGAGGAAAAACAATTTCCCGTGTATCATGTGTACAATCATGCGGAAGAGGTAGCCGGCGAGGGGGTAACGCTTCGGCCTGTGCAAGCGGTGGTTTTTGGGCTTTTAAGTGCCCGTGCCAAGGCTTTGGAGCAGGAGCCCAGTTTGGCCGCGGTACTTCCTTTACGTATTGCCGTTTGGGAAGATGCCCAAGGAAAGGTGTGGCTTGGGTTCAGCCGGGTCAGTTTACTGGCGGAGCGTTTTTCCAAAGCGCAGGCAGAACTGGCGGGGCATATGCAGAACTTGATGGAGAATATTGCTCACCGTGCTTCCAAAACGGCCTCGGCCCGCCATGAAGAAATGATTAAAAACTTGGAATAA
- a CDS encoding HAD family phosphatase: protein MAYSSFFRFLILFLTVCFPFLSAYASGPLKTSRFLKKAAQPSARFSVSSVREIPSLRLAATVYQHSVVSVGFDYTPPVAPQHLTSLVERAILRQRVFPPVLPALKPLLPDWEQIDAVIFDLDGTLLDSLAAWEHSGTNYLRSQGITPAEWLDEELAKMSLLDGANLVKEMYNLPEEAEEILRRTLAPIYKRYATDLPLKPGVAEMLFHLKSLGIKLCVATASDRVLAETALERLGVLPFFDFIITCDEVGVGKRSSAVYEQALKQLGTAKPHTLVVEDAPYALETALQAGFPTLGVFEPKHGAAAATYLSQTADYYILSFSSILSR from the coding sequence ATGGCGTATTCATCATTTTTTCGCTTTCTTATTTTGTTTTTGACGGTTTGTTTTCCGTTTCTTTCCGCTTACGCAAGCGGGCCGTTAAAAACTTCCCGTTTTTTGAAAAAAGCCGCCCAACCTTCTGCCCGTTTCAGCGTTTCCTCCGTTCGCGAAATTCCTTCTCTTCGCTTGGCTGCAACCGTGTATCAACACTCGGTGGTTTCGGTAGGTTTTGATTATACGCCGCCGGTTGCTCCCCAGCATTTGACCTCTTTGGTGGAGCGGGCAATCCTTCGTCAAAGGGTTTTCCCGCCCGTTCTTCCCGCGCTAAAACCGCTCCTTCCCGATTGGGAGCAAATAGATGCGGTAATTTTCGATTTAGACGGTACCTTGTTAGATTCTTTGGCCGCTTGGGAACACTCGGGCACGAACTATTTGCGTTCGCAAGGTATTACCCCGGCGGAGTGGTTGGACGAAGAATTGGCTAAAATGTCTTTATTGGACGGAGCCAATTTGGTAAAAGAAATGTATAACCTTCCCGAAGAAGCCGAAGAAATTTTACGCCGCACCCTGGCCCCTATTTATAAACGCTATGCCACCGACTTACCCTTAAAACCCGGAGTGGCGGAAATGCTGTTTCATTTGAAATCTCTGGGGATAAAACTGTGCGTGGCTACCGCCTCGGATCGGGTGCTTGCCGAAACGGCTTTGGAACGGTTAGGGGTGTTGCCGTTTTTTGATTTTATTATTACTTGCGATGAAGTCGGTGTCGGCAAAAGAAGTTCCGCCGTTTACGAGCAAGCCCTTAAGCAATTGGGTACTGCCAAGCCGCATACGCTGGTAGTGGAAGATGCCCCCTATGCGTTGGAAACTGCACTGCAGGCGGGTTTTCCCACTTTGGGTGTTTTTGAGCCCAAACACGGGGCCGCGGCGGCTACTTACCTCTCCCAAACGGCCGACTATTATATCCTCTCTTTCTCCAGTATTTTGTCCCGTTAA
- a CDS encoding iron-containing alcohol dehydrogenase: MWEKDINIHEVREIRSRSTVYFGVGAIAKIGDICKDLKARGLDKLIVLTGRGAYKKTGAWEYVTKAFADNGIEYVHYDKVTPNPNTHHVNEATKMALDFGAKAMLAIGGGSAIDAGKSVAILMKYPGKTAEDLYEFTFTPTEAAPIVAINLTHGTGTEANRFAVVSIEEKDFKPAIAYDCIYPLYSIDDPALMTGLAEDQTRYVSIDAVNHVVEAATTKVTSPYAIDLALSVVKLVSAYLPVALKDPKNLEARYFLAYAALIAGISFDNGLLHYTHALEHPLSGVNPNLTHGLGLAMLLPAVIKNIYKAKPATLADVLAPIVPGLTGCACEADKVAEGVEKWLFSVGCTHKLEDEGFKAEDVEKLVELAFNTPSLGGLLSIAPTEADREAVRTIYTESLKPYTK; the protein is encoded by the coding sequence ATGTGGGAAAAAGATATTAACATTCACGAAGTACGCGAAATCCGCAGCCGCTCTACGGTATATTTTGGGGTAGGGGCGATTGCAAAAATCGGGGATATTTGTAAAGATTTGAAAGCCCGCGGATTAGATAAACTAATCGTGTTAACGGGCCGCGGTGCTTACAAAAAAACAGGTGCTTGGGAGTATGTTACCAAAGCATTTGCCGATAACGGCATTGAATATGTGCATTACGATAAAGTAACTCCTAACCCGAACACGCACCATGTAAACGAAGCCACCAAAATGGCGCTTGATTTTGGTGCAAAAGCCATGTTGGCCATTGGCGGCGGCTCTGCCATTGATGCCGGTAAAAGTGTGGCTATTTTGATGAAATACCCCGGCAAAACGGCGGAAGATTTGTACGAATTTACCTTTACGCCCACCGAAGCGGCGCCGATTGTGGCTATCAATCTTACCCACGGCACCGGCACGGAAGCCAACCGTTTCGCGGTAGTATCCATCGAAGAAAAAGATTTCAAGCCGGCTATCGCTTATGATTGCATCTATCCGCTTTATTCCATTGACGACCCGGCTTTGATGACCGGCCTGGCGGAAGACCAAACGCGCTATGTGTCTATCGACGCGGTTAACCACGTGGTAGAAGCCGCTACCACCAAAGTAACTTCGCCTTATGCGATTGATTTGGCCTTATCGGTAGTGAAATTGGTTTCCGCCTACCTGCCCGTGGCACTCAAAGACCCGAAAAATTTGGAAGCGCGCTATTTCTTGGCGTATGCGGCTTTGATTGCGGGTATTAGTTTTGATAACGGTCTCTTGCACTACACGCACGCGTTGGAACATCCGCTTTCCGGCGTAAACCCGAACTTAACCCACGGCTTGGGGCTTGCCATGTTGTTGCCGGCGGTTATTAAAAACATCTACAAAGCCAAACCCGCCACCTTGGCTGATGTTTTGGCCCCGATTGTGCCCGGTTTAACCGGTTGCGCGTGCGAAGCCGATAAAGTGGCCGAAGGTGTGGAAAAATGGCTGTTCTCCGTGGGTTGTACCCATAAATTGGAAGATGAAGGTTTCAAAGCCGAAGATGTGGAAAAATTAGTGGAACTGGCTTTTAATACTCCTTCGTTGGGGGGCTTGTTGTCTATCGCGCCGACGGAGGCCGACCGCGAAGCAGTACGCACCATTTATACCGAGTCGTTGAAACCTTATACCAAATAA
- a CDS encoding type II secretion system protein, whose amino-acid sequence MKLNKKKKAFTLTELLVVVIIIGVLSAVVLPKFNKILETRKTTEAEELMAAVRTEQEKRCALDKDYLTEVTKLTEVLPTDTTKNFTYTLTSTGIKASSKGKYAYELQMPSYADGRICCENETECLKLNKDYPLCSELLAKADYDDGTACAGTVAAPPPVYECSGPSTQTCGCNNAGVQTRTCNTSTGEWSEWSACDAPATCTCSGTKPAYSQTCNIAVLN is encoded by the coding sequence ATGAAATTAAATAAAAAGAAAAAAGCATTTACATTAACGGAACTCTTGGTGGTAGTAATTATCATTGGGGTATTGTCTGCTGTGGTACTTCCCAAATTTAATAAGATTTTGGAAACCCGCAAAACGACGGAAGCGGAAGAACTGATGGCGGCCGTACGCACGGAACAGGAAAAACGCTGTGCGTTGGATAAGGACTATTTAACAGAAGTTACAAAACTTACCGAAGTGTTGCCTACGGACACCACCAAAAATTTTACATATACGCTTACCTCTACGGGTATTAAAGCCTCGAGCAAAGGCAAATACGCTTACGAATTACAAATGCCGTCTTATGCGGACGGCCGCATTTGCTGTGAAAATGAAACGGAGTGTTTGAAATTAAATAAAGACTATCCGTTATGCAGTGAACTTTTAGCCAAAGCCGATTATGACGACGGAACTGCTTGTGCGGGAACGGTTGCCGCTCCGCCGCCCGTGTATGAATGTTCCGGCCCTTCCACGCAAACTTGCGGTTGCAACAATGCGGGTGTTCAAACGCGCACTTGCAATACTTCTACCGGGGAGTGGAGTGAATGGAGTGCTTGTGATGCCCCGGCTACGTGTACTTGTTCCGGCACCAAACCGGCCTATAGCCAAACTTGTAATATTGCGGTACTCAATTAA